The Nitrospira sp. CR1.1 genome has a segment encoding these proteins:
- a CDS encoding DNA-binding protein — MAKDLTNSAVDRQNILNNPYALAEIEKAAGIRGIPFEGKTVVLKEQVSAFFEVSLRTVENYLERNAEELARNGYEVVKGNRLKTLKLAIQGLDVPETDFGNISKAPQLGVLDFRAFLNLAMLMTESERAGLLRKAILDIVIDTINRRTGGGTKYINQRDEDFIQSAFIEENYRKQFTDALKDCVDMGNFKYALYTDKIYVSIFREKAQAYRRVLRLDKRANVRDTFYSEVLDLIAAYEAGFADVLVQDFRSKGRRLTSWEVDGLFVAFEKQAHWKPLVEKARNKMASRDLAFRDALHLQLQEYVTPLQRDEFERFLGEKSKELAERLEEAKDVMKRLKERE; from the coding sequence ATGGCCAAAGACCTCACCAATTCGGCGGTTGATCGGCAGAATATTCTGAACAATCCCTATGCACTTGCTGAGATTGAGAAGGCGGCAGGTATCCGGGGCATTCCGTTTGAAGGCAAGACGGTGGTGCTGAAAGAGCAGGTCTCGGCATTTTTCGAAGTCTCTCTACGCACTGTAGAAAATTATTTGGAACGCAATGCCGAAGAATTGGCTCGAAACGGGTATGAGGTAGTGAAGGGTAACCGGTTGAAAACATTGAAGTTGGCTATCCAGGGGCTGGATGTTCCCGAAACAGATTTCGGGAACATCTCGAAGGCTCCGCAGCTGGGCGTCCTTGATTTTCGTGCCTTTCTTAATCTGGCCATGTTGATGACGGAATCCGAGCGTGCCGGTCTGTTGCGCAAGGCCATTCTGGACATCGTCATTGACACGATCAACCGGCGTACTGGCGGTGGCACGAAATATATTAATCAGCGCGACGAAGATTTTATTCAATCGGCCTTCATTGAAGAGAACTATCGCAAGCAGTTTACAGACGCACTGAAGGATTGCGTCGATATGGGCAATTTCAAATACGCTCTCTATACAGACAAAATATACGTCAGCATTTTCCGCGAGAAGGCACAGGCCTATCGACGTGTGCTGCGATTGGATAAGCGCGCCAATGTTCGGGACACGTTTTATTCGGAAGTGCTGGATTTAATTGCTGCCTACGAAGCCGGGTTTGCGGATGTCCTGGTACAAGATTTCAGATCCAAGGGGCGCAGGTTGACCTCGTGGGAAGTGGATGGTTTGTTTGTGGCGTTTGAAAAACAAGCGCATTGGAAACCATTGGTTGAGAAAGCGCGCAATAAAATGGCCAGTCGTGACCTTGCGTTTCGAGATGCCCTGCATCTTCAGCTGCAGGAGTATGTCACCCCCCTCCAGCGTGATGAGTTTGAGCGGTTTCTTGGCGAGAAGAGTAAGGAGTTAGCCGAGCGCCTGGAAGAAGCCAAAGATGTGATGAAGCGGCTCAAAGAGCGAGAATAA
- a CDS encoding type II toxin-antitoxin system death-on-curing family toxin, with translation MAWVYLSLEQAIEVHGKTVEVSGGGLLGQLDLGKLDAVLQHIQNDDYYPTFDEKLTHLFFCACKFHCFEDGNKRIAISLCAQMLLWNGYLRSVNAFIRESENISYHVAAGNISKELLGDWIAAVLRGDEDDEALKLKIFQAISGGNEGVS, from the coding sequence ATGGCCTGGGTGTATTTGAGTTTAGAGCAAGCGATTGAGGTTCACGGAAAAACCGTGGAAGTCAGCGGCGGCGGTTTATTGGGCCAGCTTGACCTCGGCAAACTGGACGCGGTGCTTCAGCACATTCAGAACGACGATTACTATCCGACGTTTGACGAAAAGCTCACACACTTATTTTTCTGCGCCTGCAAATTCCATTGCTTTGAGGATGGCAATAAGCGCATCGCCATTTCTCTATGCGCCCAGATGTTGCTTTGGAATGGCTATCTGCGCAGCGTCAACGCCTTCATTCGGGAGTCTGAAAACATCAGTTATCACGTTGCCGCAGGTAACATCTCAAAGGAATTGCTCGGGGATTGGATTGCCGCTGTGCTCCGTGGAGATGAAGACGACGAAGCCTTGAAGTTGAAAATCTTCCAAGCGATTAGCGGCGGCAACGAAGGCGTGTCATGA
- a CDS encoding DEAD/DEAH box helicase has protein sequence MNEAETRAEHVDPALKAAGWGVVEGSRVLREFPITLGRIEGLGRRAKPLIADYVLVYRNTKLAVIEAKAWDEALTEGVAQAKQYAGKLAVRFTYATNGQGLYGIDMETGKEGEWPSYPSPEELWTRTFAKQNVWRDRFAAVPFEDRGGSHTSRYYQDIAVERVMTVIAAGKPRVLLTLATGTGKTFIAFQIAWKLFHSRWNLSREPSRRPRILFLADRNILADQAYNAFSAFPEDALVRIAPDDIRKKGRVPKNGSLFFTIFQTFMSGPGDTPYFGEYPPDFFDFIVIDECHRGGANDESNWRDILEYFTPAVQLGLTATPKRKDNVDTYRYFGEPVYVYSLKDGINDGFLTPFRVKQISTTLDDYVYTSDDRVMEGEVQYGKRYMEADFNKIIEIKEREKKRVEIFMDAIDQREKTLVFCATQDHALAVRDLINQLKTSTDPNYCQRVTANDGELGEQHLRDFQDNEKTIPTILTTSQKLSTGVDARNIRNIVLMRPVNSMIEFKQIIGRGTRLYDGKDYFTIYDFVKAHHHFSDPEWDGEPLEPGVCRRCGARPCSCERRPPQTCVVCGQRPCLCAPSPCPVCGQRPCQCKKKAKVKLADGKERTIQHMMVTTFWHPDGTPMSAQQFLELLFGKLPEFFRNEEELRAIWSVPDTRVRLLQGLAEKGFGAEQMAEMQRVIDAENSDLFDVLAHVAYAMAPLTREERAARAKVKIRTHFTGKQQGFLDFVLGQYVKVGVDELAQDKLSPLLKLKYHNAIADAVADLGKPEEIGRVFAGFQKYLYQPQI, from the coding sequence ATGAACGAAGCCGAAACCAGAGCCGAACACGTCGATCCCGCGCTGAAGGCGGCGGGGTGGGGCGTCGTGGAGGGGAGCCGTGTGCTACGCGAGTTTCCCATCACGCTCGGCCGTATCGAAGGCCTTGGGCGGCGCGCAAAACCGTTGATCGCCGATTATGTGCTCGTCTATCGCAATACCAAACTGGCTGTGATCGAGGCTAAGGCCTGGGATGAAGCGCTGACGGAAGGCGTGGCACAGGCGAAACAGTATGCCGGGAAACTCGCCGTTCGTTTCACCTATGCCACCAACGGCCAGGGCCTCTACGGCATCGATATGGAGACGGGGAAGGAAGGTGAGTGGCCGAGCTATCCCAGCCCGGAGGAACTCTGGACGCGCACATTCGCCAAGCAGAACGTCTGGCGCGACCGGTTCGCCGCAGTGCCGTTCGAAGACAGGGGTGGCTCGCATACCAGCCGCTACTATCAGGACATTGCCGTTGAGCGCGTGATGACGGTGATCGCCGCCGGTAAGCCGCGTGTGTTGTTGACGCTGGCGACGGGCACTGGGAAGACGTTCATTGCATTTCAGATCGCGTGGAAGCTCTTTCACAGCCGCTGGAACCTCAGCCGCGAGCCCTCGCGCCGTCCGCGCATACTGTTTCTGGCCGACCGCAACATCCTTGCCGATCAGGCCTACAACGCCTTCTCCGCGTTTCCGGAAGACGCGCTGGTACGGATCGCTCCGGACGACATTCGCAAGAAGGGCAGAGTGCCGAAGAACGGGAGCCTGTTCTTTACGATCTTCCAGACCTTCATGAGCGGGCCAGGGGACACCCCCTATTTCGGCGAGTACCCGCCTGACTTCTTCGACTTCATCGTCATCGACGAATGCCATCGCGGCGGGGCCAACGATGAAAGCAACTGGCGTGACATCTTGGAGTATTTTACTCCCGCCGTGCAGCTCGGCCTGACCGCCACACCCAAGCGCAAAGATAACGTGGACACCTATCGCTATTTCGGAGAGCCGGTCTACGTCTATTCGTTGAAGGACGGCATCAACGACGGCTTCCTCACGCCATTCAGGGTGAAACAGATCTCGACGACACTCGACGACTATGTTTACACGTCGGACGACAGGGTGATGGAAGGCGAAGTTCAGTACGGCAAGCGTTACATGGAAGCGGATTTCAATAAGATCATCGAGATCAAAGAGCGCGAAAAGAAGCGGGTCGAGATCTTCATGGACGCGATCGATCAGCGAGAGAAGACACTGGTGTTCTGCGCCACGCAGGATCATGCTCTGGCCGTGCGCGACCTCATCAACCAGTTGAAGACGAGCACGGACCCGAACTATTGCCAGCGGGTGACGGCTAACGACGGGGAACTCGGGGAACAGCACCTGCGCGACTTCCAAGACAATGAAAAGACCATTCCGACTATCCTGACGACCTCGCAGAAGCTTTCGACCGGGGTGGACGCCAGGAACATCCGGAATATCGTGCTGATGCGGCCGGTCAATTCGATGATCGAGTTCAAGCAAATCATCGGACGAGGGACGCGACTCTATGACGGGAAGGACTACTTCACGATCTACGATTTCGTGAAGGCACATCACCACTTCAGCGATCCCGAGTGGGACGGGGAACCGTTGGAGCCTGGGGTGTGCAGGAGGTGCGGCGCCAGGCCCTGCAGCTGTGAAAGGCGCCCACCGCAAACCTGTGTGGTCTGTGGCCAGCGTCCGTGCCTCTGTGCGCCCAGCCCTTGTCCAGTCTGTGGGCAGAGGCCCTGTCAATGTAAAAAGAAGGCGAAGGTCAAACTGGCCGACGGCAAGGAACGTACAATCCAACACATGATGGTCACGACCTTCTGGCATCCGGACGGAACCCCCATGTCGGCGCAGCAATTTTTGGAATTGCTCTTCGGCAAACTGCCGGAGTTTTTTCGCAATGAGGAGGAACTCCGTGCGATTTGGAGCGTACCGGATACGCGTGTCAGGTTGTTGCAGGGTCTGGCCGAGAAGGGCTTCGGCGCCGAGCAGATGGCGGAGATGCAACGCGTCATCGATGCGGAAAACAGCGACCTGTTCGATGTGCTGGCCCATGTGGCTTATGCGATGGCTCCGCTGACCCGCGAGGAGCGGGCCGCCAGGGCCAAGGTGAAAATCCGGACACACTTCACCGGCAAGCAACAAGGGTTCCTCGACTTCGTCCTGGGGCAGTATGTAAAGGTTGGGGTGGACGAACTCGCTCAGGACAAGCTGTCGCCGCTGCTCAAACTGAAGTACCACAATGCCATTGCCGACGCCGTGGCGGATCTAGGGAAACCAGAAGAGATCGGGCGGGTCTTCGCGGGGTTTCAGAAATATCTCTATCAGCCGCAGATCTAG
- a CDS encoding helix-turn-helix domain-containing protein, protein MMKTKNVRPAKARVVVSVGESVRIVRELQGLTQSELARRTKISQSTISAIENDTINLGVERAKTLARVLQCHPAVLVFPGWDVAKQSAA, encoded by the coding sequence ATGATGAAAACCAAAAACGTTCGCCCGGCAAAAGCGCGAGTGGTGGTCTCGGTAGGAGAGTCCGTTCGGATTGTCCGAGAACTGCAAGGGCTGACGCAAAGCGAGCTGGCTCGAAGGACCAAGATTTCACAGTCCACAATTTCGGCCATTGAAAACGACACCATCAATCTTGGCGTCGAACGGGCCAAAACTCTGGCGCGGGTCCTCCAGTGCCATCCAGCCGTCCTGGTCTTTCCCGGCTGGGACGTGGCGAAGCAGTCCGCCGCATAG
- the hflX gene encoding GTPase HflX — MSKPAQSNAVLVAIRTPRVTAEEVDSSLQELTRLVTTLGYTVVGRVTQKRSSDRYAAVLGEGKLAELALWTGGSGKIESAFGRPKDKAAAKDEADDSDVEKESDDDESDDTIEAAPSPREQAQIVIVDCDLSPSQLKNLERAAGVPVLDRTGVIIEIFSRHARTRAARLQVEIARLNYLAPRLRETGGGSERQGGGVGGKGAGETSLELDKRRIRDRTKELRAELAAIGDEHRTRRARREHELTVALVGYTNAGKSSLMRAMTGSEVLVADKLFATLDTTIRPLYPETRPKVLLSDTVGFIKKLPHDLVASFKSTLDEAASASLLLFVVDASDPSFRSQLDVTRKVLAEVGATDVPSLLVLNKRDRLGPDELGALKAEYPDAIVLSTRNKDDLQALRERIMGYFESDMLDEELRIPFTAQSVVAEIRAKMRILSEAYDAEGLTLRVRSTPENLAAIKKKLER, encoded by the coding sequence ATGTCGAAGCCCGCACAATCGAATGCCGTGCTTGTGGCGATCCGCACCCCCCGCGTCACTGCGGAGGAGGTGGACAGTTCGCTGCAAGAGCTCACCCGTCTGGTGACGACCCTCGGATACACTGTTGTGGGCCGTGTGACGCAAAAGCGGAGTTCCGATCGATATGCGGCGGTTCTGGGGGAGGGCAAACTCGCCGAACTGGCGCTGTGGACCGGTGGGTCCGGGAAAATCGAATCGGCATTTGGTCGGCCCAAGGACAAGGCGGCGGCGAAGGACGAGGCGGATGATTCAGACGTCGAGAAAGAATCAGACGACGACGAATCGGACGACACCATCGAGGCTGCTCCCAGCCCCCGCGAACAAGCGCAGATCGTTATCGTGGATTGTGATCTGTCGCCGTCCCAATTAAAAAACCTTGAACGTGCCGCCGGCGTGCCGGTGCTCGATCGTACCGGGGTCATCATCGAGATTTTCAGCCGGCATGCGCGAACCAGAGCGGCCCGCCTGCAGGTAGAGATCGCGCGACTCAATTATCTTGCGCCGCGTTTGCGGGAAACCGGCGGCGGCAGCGAGCGGCAAGGCGGGGGCGTTGGTGGCAAGGGGGCCGGGGAAACGAGTCTGGAACTCGATAAGCGCAGAATTCGCGATCGCACGAAAGAACTCCGGGCGGAATTGGCCGCGATCGGGGACGAGCATCGGACGCGCCGCGCCAGGCGGGAACACGAATTGACGGTCGCGCTCGTGGGCTACACGAATGCCGGAAAATCCTCGCTCATGCGGGCGATGACGGGCAGCGAGGTGCTCGTGGCCGACAAGCTGTTCGCCACGCTCGATACCACGATCCGGCCCTTGTATCCGGAGACGCGTCCGAAGGTCCTCCTGTCCGATACGGTGGGCTTCATCAAGAAACTCCCGCATGACCTGGTGGCGTCGTTCAAGTCGACACTGGATGAAGCGGCCAGTGCCTCGCTTTTGCTGTTTGTCGTCGATGCCTCGGATCCGTCCTTTCGCTCCCAACTCGACGTCACCCGAAAGGTGTTGGCTGAAGTCGGCGCCACGGATGTGCCCAGCCTGTTGGTGTTGAATAAACGAGACCGTCTCGGGCCGGATGAGCTCGGAGCCCTGAAGGCGGAATATCCCGACGCCATTGTGCTGTCCACGAGAAACAAGGACGATCTGCAGGCGCTCCGTGAGCGCATCATGGGGTATTTTGAGAGCGATATGCTTGACGAGGAATTGCGGATTCCGTTTACGGCTCAAAGCGTCGTCGCGGAGATCCGCGCCAAGATGCGCATCTTGTCCGAAGCCTATGATGCCGAAGGGCTCACGCTACGGGTGCGATCAACTCCTGAGAACCTGGCGGCCATCAAAAAAAAGCTCGAACGATGA
- a CDS encoding NAD(P)/FAD-dependent oxidoreductase — MKSFPMVILGGGVGTGYAAKEFVSQGGGKGQLAIVSAEHIPSYERPPLSKEFLAGKKKPDEILISDARFYQKQGITLFRDFRVQKVDFRRRLLHGPSRQTIGFEKLLIATGSSVRKFTVPGADQPWICYLRQLPDSQHIRQLITKGKQAVVIGSGFIGMEVASVLTGQGMPTTMVFPGDRVWERVFTPEVSAFFEKQFLGHGIRFVKHQKVVGFSREKGSGQVLLASGGRLPADLVVAGIGVTPTVDLFTDTPLVHDDDGIRVNEYLETSVDSVWAAGDIANYPDRIFRRRMRIEHWDNAVEQGRVAMRNMMDKFQPFIHVPYFFSDEFDLSYEYWGDAQGHDQVVYRGEMKKKQLSVWWLRKGILCATLLMNRPDEERRYAPRWILRRAQLDAKALRTTKSLKSLDRTFGQD; from the coding sequence ATGAAGTCTTTTCCCATGGTCATTTTGGGCGGCGGTGTGGGGACCGGGTATGCGGCGAAAGAATTTGTGTCGCAGGGCGGCGGCAAGGGGCAACTGGCGATTGTCTCAGCGGAGCATATTCCTTCCTATGAGCGTCCGCCTTTGTCGAAGGAATTTCTCGCCGGCAAAAAGAAACCCGACGAGATTCTCATCTCCGATGCCCGGTTCTATCAGAAACAGGGTATCACCCTGTTTCGGGACTTTCGCGTGCAGAAGGTGGACTTCAGACGCCGTCTGCTGCATGGTCCCTCCCGCCAGACCATCGGTTTCGAGAAATTGTTGATCGCCACCGGGTCCTCGGTGCGGAAGTTCACGGTACCGGGCGCCGACCAGCCATGGATCTGTTACCTCCGGCAATTGCCGGACTCGCAGCACATCCGCCAGCTCATCACAAAGGGCAAGCAGGCTGTGGTCATCGGGTCCGGCTTTATCGGGATGGAAGTGGCCTCCGTCCTCACCGGGCAAGGCATGCCGACCACGATGGTGTTTCCCGGGGATCGCGTCTGGGAACGTGTGTTTACGCCGGAGGTGTCGGCGTTTTTCGAGAAGCAGTTTTTGGGTCATGGCATCCGTTTCGTGAAGCATCAAAAAGTTGTCGGTTTTTCGCGAGAGAAAGGCAGCGGGCAAGTCCTGTTGGCTTCCGGCGGGCGTCTTCCGGCGGATCTCGTCGTGGCGGGGATCGGCGTGACGCCGACCGTGGATCTCTTCACAGACACGCCGCTTGTGCATGATGACGACGGGATCCGGGTCAACGAGTACCTTGAGACCAGCGTGGACAGCGTGTGGGCGGCGGGGGATATTGCCAACTATCCGGACCGGATATTCCGGCGCCGCATGAGGATCGAACATTGGGACAATGCGGTGGAGCAGGGGCGGGTGGCCATGCGGAACATGATGGACAAATTCCAGCCCTTCATCCACGTGCCCTATTTCTTTTCCGATGAGTTCGACCTGTCGTACGAATATTGGGGTGATGCGCAGGGCCATGATCAAGTCGTGTATCGCGGGGAGATGAAGAAAAAACAGCTCAGTGTCTGGTGGCTGAGAAAGGGGATTCTCTGCGCGACGCTGCTCATGAATCGTCCGGATGAAGAACGCCGGTATGCGCCTCGCTGGATTCTCCGTCGCGCGCAGCTCGATGCCAAAGCGCTCCGAACGACGAAGAGCCTGAAGTCGTTGGACCGCACATTCGGTCAGGACTGA
- a CDS encoding D-alanyl-D-alanine carboxypeptidase, whose translation MKRWLVGGSLFLAVMLAAVVLPAPLRAMEKGVVPRPDRPAVRASALYLIDLTSGRVLLEKHSTRRLAPASLTKIMTALIALDAAPLQDVVTIHPRAITHPSIYHFRPGEQFLLRDLITAMLVASANDACEAVAWHIGGDDKRFVALMNERARKLDLKDTRFANPCGFDAPGHYSTAADLATLTEQALRQPVFSMMVRTVVRDIATVDGSRQLSLHSTNELLADPDVNGVKTGYTSKAGRCLVASMFKDGRRLLLVGLNLTDQWTQATSLLRYGHELLQDGSG comes from the coding sequence ATGAAGAGGTGGCTGGTGGGCGGATCACTGTTCCTTGCCGTGATGCTGGCCGCCGTCGTTTTGCCGGCGCCCCTCCGCGCAATGGAGAAGGGAGTGGTTCCCCGGCCGGATCGGCCGGCCGTCAGGGCGTCAGCCTTGTACCTGATCGATCTGACATCCGGGCGCGTCTTATTGGAAAAACACTCCACCCGTCGCCTGGCTCCCGCGAGCCTCACCAAGATCATGACCGCGCTGATCGCCCTGGACGCCGCGCCGCTCCAGGACGTGGTGACGATCCATCCGCGCGCGATTACGCACCCGTCCATCTACCATTTCCGTCCCGGGGAACAATTTCTTCTCCGTGATCTGATCACGGCCATGCTGGTGGCCAGCGCGAACGATGCGTGCGAAGCGGTGGCCTGGCATATCGGGGGCGACGACAAGCGGTTCGTCGCCCTCATGAACGAGCGGGCGCGGAAACTGGATTTGAAAGACACCCGGTTTGCGAATCCCTGCGGCTTCGACGCGCCGGGACACTATTCCACCGCGGCGGACCTGGCGACGCTCACCGAACAGGCGCTCCGGCAGCCGGTCTTTTCCATGATGGTCAGGACGGTCGTGCGGGACATCGCCACCGTGGACGGGTCCAGACAACTCTCCCTGCACAGCACGAACGAATTGCTGGCCGATCCGGATGTCAACGGCGTCAAGACCGGCTACACGAGCAAGGCGGGCCGCTGCCTCGTCGCGAGCATGTTCAAGGACGGGCGCCGGTTGTTGTTGGTGGGATTGAACCTGACAGACCAATGGACGCAGGCCACCAGCCTGCTTCGGTATGGCCATGAGCTCCTGCAGGACGGGAGTGGTTGA